In Candidatus Afararchaeum irisae, the following are encoded in one genomic region:
- a CDS encoding ADP-dependent glucokinase/phosphofructokinase, giving the protein MNSDSLEDGWKTKYRKSTRLVDEKTDAVVGFNVNIDVIHYIEETDLDVSDADPRLVSRVEDYEDLRSSVRYCVDEGENHEVSLGFELDIEGDEHIGGQGGIMSKYLSQTRNGVVFYSPVLSPEIASILDDGIVFPVEEDGELRLRPVGDCSNTQTTKRNHIFEFKTDRSGRLILSGYAEGFDPYFPEPVEGHIDELGDCALLSAFHDVSERPKQKIEKAASQLRQIEIPVHTEYVHKDDETASLVIEKILPEVDSLGVDTTEMREILMSHGIEVYGDMSLEDSVEYAREVSDSLGIERLHLHTYQHQVIVADEEYPVPLERIRDSALYGCVSSLGVAEEGRIPDSEYIDGFSPDAADDSDNENDKEILSDSLDEMRRLGESMHVEGFEEDGTARVGDKKVAVVPTLIHPNPVRTVGMGDITSAGAFTSEIEYQLSSSPQ; this is encoded by the coding sequence ATGAACTCAGACTCACTCGAAGACGGATGGAAGACTAAGTACAGAAAGAGCACCCGTCTCGTAGACGAGAAGACTGACGCAGTAGTCGGCTTCAACGTCAACATAGACGTCATACATTACATAGAGGAGACCGACCTCGACGTCTCCGACGCCGATCCCAGGCTCGTTTCGAGAGTCGAGGACTACGAGGATCTCAGGTCGTCGGTTCGGTACTGCGTCGACGAGGGTGAGAACCACGAGGTCAGTCTCGGATTCGAACTCGACATCGAGGGTGACGAACACATAGGAGGACAGGGAGGTATAATGTCGAAGTACCTCTCACAGACACGGAACGGTGTAGTCTTCTACAGCCCCGTCCTGTCACCCGAGATAGCGAGTATACTCGACGACGGCATCGTATTTCCCGTCGAAGAAGACGGTGAACTCCGTCTCAGACCAGTCGGAGACTGTTCGAACACTCAGACTACGAAGAGGAACCACATATTCGAGTTCAAGACCGACAGGTCAGGCAGACTCATACTCTCGGGATACGCCGAGGGCTTCGACCCCTACTTCCCCGAGCCAGTCGAGGGACACATAGACGAACTCGGTGACTGTGCTCTTCTTTCGGCTTTCCACGACGTCTCCGAGAGGCCTAAGCAGAAGATAGAGAAAGCCGCGTCACAGCTCAGGCAGATCGAGATTCCGGTTCACACCGAGTACGTCCACAAGGACGACGAGACCGCGAGCCTCGTCATAGAGAAGATACTCCCCGAGGTCGACAGCCTCGGAGTAGACACGACCGAGATGAGGGAGATACTCATGTCACACGGCATAGAGGTATACGGCGATATGAGCCTCGAAGACAGCGTCGAGTACGCACGTGAGGTATCCGACTCACTCGGGATAGAGAGGCTCCATCTCCATACCTACCAACACCAGGTGATCGTCGCAGACGAGGAGTATCCGGTGCCACTCGAACGTATAAGGGACTCGGCTCTCTACGGCTGTGTCTCGTCACTCGGTGTCGCCGAAGAAGGACGTATACCCGACTCGGAGTACATAGACGGCTTCAGCCCCGACGCCGCCGACGACAGCGACAACGAGAATGACAAGGAGATACTCTCGGACAGTCTCGACGAGATGAGACGTCTCGGCGAGAGCATGCATGTCGAAGGCTTCGAGGAAGACGGCACTGCGAGGGTCGGGGATAAGAAGGTAGCCGTGGTTCCGACTCTGATACACCCGAACCCGGTCAGAACCGTGGGTATGGGAGACATCACCTCAGCAGGGGCATTCACGTCTGAGATCGAGTATCAGCTGTCTTCGTCTCCCCAGTAG